A stretch of Geotrypetes seraphini chromosome 2, aGeoSer1.1, whole genome shotgun sequence DNA encodes these proteins:
- the FZD8 gene encoding frizzled-8: protein MDRGHLLEAYLTLALALLPRSGCATAKEISCQEITVPLCKGIGYNHTYMPNQFNHDTQDEAGLEVHQFWPLVEIQCSPDLKFFLCSMYTPICLEDYKKPLPPCRSVCERARAGCAPLMRQYGFAWPDRMRCDRLPEQGHPDTLCMDDNRTDLTTAAPRHPQPPKPSGPHGKGRGGGGSRAPEQPPARGGKARSPPAPCEPGCQCRAPMVAVSSERHPLYNRVRTGQIANCAMPCHNPYFTADERAFMAFWIGLWSVLCFISTLATVATFLIDMERFKYPERPIIFLSACYLFVSAGYLVRLVAGHEQVACSGGGAGEPPPPPPAPPPQPPPLQPPPPPHEPEHVHYETTGPALCTLVFLLVYFFGMASSLWWVILSLTWFLAAGLKWGNEAIAGYAQYFHLAAWLVPSVKSIAVLALSSVDGDPVAGICYVGNQNLDNLRGFVLAPLVLYLALGAMFLLAGFVSLFRIRSVIRRQQGAAAKADKLEKLMIRIGVFTVLYTVPAAALVACFFYEQHNRPGWEAAHNCPCQAAARRPHYAVFMLKYFVCLLVGITSGVWIWSGKTLESWRAFCTRCCWGSKTGGGAAGGGGGGGGAGGSLYSDVSTGLTWRSSTGSSVTYPKQIPLSQV from the coding sequence ATGGATCGCGGCCACCTGTTGGAAGCGTACCTGACCCTGGCGCTGGCGCTGCTGCCCCGCTCCGGCTGCGCCACGGCCAAGGAGATCTCGTGCCAGGAGATCACGGTGCCCCTGTGCAAGGGCATCGGCTACAACCACACCTACATGCCCAACCAGTTCAACCACGACACGCAGGACGAGGCCGGCCTGGAAGTGCACCAGTTCTGGCCGCTGGTGGAGATCCAGTGCTCGCCCGACCTGAAGTTCTTCCTCTGCAGCATGTACACGCCGATCTGCCTGGAGGACTACAAAAAGCCGCTGCCGCCCTGCCGCAGCGTGTGCGAGCGGGCCCGGGCGGGCTGCGCGCCCCTCATGCGCCAGTACGGCTTCGCCTGGCCCGACCGCATGCGCTGCGACCGGCTGCCCGAGCAGGGCCACCCGGACACGCTGTGCATGGACGACAACCGCACCGACCTGACCACGGCGGCGCCCAGGCACCCGCAGCCGCCCAAGCCCTCGGGGCCGCACGGAAAGGGCAGGGGCGGCGGGGGCTCTCGAGCGCCGGAGCAGCCCCCGGCGCGGGGCGGCAAGGCCAGGTCGCCGCCCGCGCCCTGCGAGCCGGGCTGCCAGTGCCGGGCGCCCATGGTGGCGGTGTCGAGCGAGCGGCACCCGCTCTACAACCGGGTGCGCACGGGACAGATCGCCAACTGCGCCATGCCCTGCCACAACCCCTACTTCACGGCCGACGAGCGAGCCTTCATGGCCTTCTGGATCGGGCTCTGGTCGGTGCTGTGCTTCATCTCCACGCTCGCCACCGTGGCCACCTTCCTGATCGACATGGAGCGCTTCAAGTACCCGGAGCGGCCCATCATCTTCCTCTCCGCCTGCTACCTCTTCGTCTCGGCCGGCTACCTGGTGCGGCTGGTGGCCGGCCACGAGCAGGTGGCGTGCAGCGGGGGCGGCGCGGgagagccgccgccgccgccgccagcTCCTCCTCCGCAGCCGCCGCCCCtgcagccgccgccgccgccccacGAGCCCGAGCACGTGCACTACGAGACCACCGGGCCGGCGCTGTGCACGCTCGTCTTCCTGCTCGTCTACTTCTTCGGCATGGCCAGCTCGCTCTGGTGGGTCATCCTGTCGCTCACCTGGTTCCTGGCCGCCGGCCTCAAGTGGGGCAACGAGGCCATCGCCGGCTACGCGCAGTACTTCCACCTGGCCGCCTGGCTGGTGCCCAGCGTGAAGTCGATCGCCGTGCTGGCGCTGAGCTCGGTGGACGGCGACCCGGTGGCGGGCATCTGCTACGTGGGCAACCAGAACCTGGACAACCTGCGCGGCTTCGTGCTGGCGCCGCTCGTGCTCTACCTGGCGCTGGGCGCCATGTTCCTGCTCGCCGGCTTCGTCTCGCTCTTCCGCATCCGCAGCGTCATCCGGCGCCAGCAGGGCGCCGCCGCCAAGGCCGACAAGCTGGAGAAGCTCATGATCCGCATCGGCGTCTTCACCGTGCTCTACACCGTGCCCGCCGCCGCCCTCGTCGCCTGCTTCTTCTACGAGCAGCACAACCGGCCCGGCTGGGAGGCGGCGCACAACTGCCCGTGCCAGGCGGCCGCGCGCCGCCCCCACTACGCCGTCTTCATGCTCAAGTACTTCGTCTGCCTGCTCGTGGGCATCACGTCGGGCGTCTGGATCTGGTCGGGGAAGACGCTCGAGTCGTGGCGCGCCTTCTGCACGCGCTGCTGCTGGGGCAGCAAGACTGGCGGCGGCGCGGCGGGGGGCGGGGGCGGAGGGGGCGGCGCCGGAGGATCCCTCTACAGCGACGTCAGCACCGGCCTGACCTGGAGGTCCAGCACGGGCAGCTCGGTGACTTACCCCAAGCAGATTCCCCTCTCGCAGGTTTGA